From Gavia stellata isolate bGavSte3 chromosome 27, bGavSte3.hap2, whole genome shotgun sequence, one genomic window encodes:
- the LOC104257906 gene encoding solute carrier family 2, facilitated glucose transporter member 5 produces the protein MKLKGEKRESCDYNEGSKGKMTLLLALVTLISAFGSSFQYGYNVSVINSPAPYMQDFYNQTYFNRSGVPMDSGFQTLLWSLTVSMFPLGGLFGSLMVWPLVNNCGRKGTLLINNLFSIAAAILMGTSELAKTFEVIIFSRVIMGIYAGLASNVVPMFLGEMSPKNLRGAIGVVPQLFITLGILVAQILGLNSILGNAEGWPVLLGLTGIPSLIQLLILPFFPESPRYLLIQKGNEEQARQALQKLRGWDDVDDEIEEMRQEDQSEKEEGHFSVLSLCTFRGLRWQLISIIVMMMGQQLSGVNAVFYYADRIFQSAGVDNSNVQYVTVSIGAINVVMTLLAVFIVESLGRRILLLAGFGLCCVSCAVLTLALNLQTTVSWMSYLSIVCVIVYIIGHAIGASPIPFVMITEMFLQSSRPAAFMVGGSVHWLCNFTVGLVFLYMEAGLGPYSFLIFCAICLATIVYIFFIVPETKNKTFMEINRIMAKRNKVEIQEDKEELTDFHAVPGGQAEKKVTSSSEL, from the exons ATGAAGTTGAAAGGAGAGAAGCGGGAGAGCTGTGACTACAATGAAGGTTCAAAGGGG AAAATGACACTTCTGCTTGCACTGGTAACACTGATATCTGCATTTGGATCTTCTTTCCAGTATGGCTACAACGTGTCTGTGATCAATTCTCCAGCCCCG TACATGCAGGACTTTTACAACCAAACCTACTTCAACAGGAGTGGAGTGCCTATGGACAGTGGCTTCCAGACACTGCTCTGGTCTCTTACTGTGTCCATGTTCCCTCTGGGAGGCTTGTTTGGGTCCCTCATGGTGTGGCCTCTGGTCAACAATTGTGGCCG AAAGGGCACTTTGCTGATAAATAACCTCTTCTCCATTGCTGCTGCAATCCTTATGGGAACCTCAGAGCTAGCAAAAACCTTTGAAGTAATCATCTTTTCACGTGTTATCATGGGAATATATGCTG GTCTGGCTTCCAATGTGGTTCCCATGTTCCTTGGAGAAATGTCCCCCAAAAATCTGAGAGGTGCTATTGGAGTAGTACCTCAGCTCTTCATTACTCTTGGGATCCTTGTCGCTCAGATCCTTGGTCTCAACAGCATCCTTGGGAATGCCGAAG GCtggcctgtgctgctggggctcacgGGGATCCCATCACTAATTCAGCTCCTTATATTGCCCTTTTTCCCTGAGAGTCCCAGGTATCTGCTGATACAAAAGGGCAATGAAGAGCAAGCACGACAAG ctctgcagaagctgagaGGCTGGGATGATGTGGATGATGAGATAGAAGAGATGCGCCAAGAAGACcagtcagaaaaggaagaaggacaTTTCTCTGTATTGAGCCTGTGTACCTTCAGAGGCTTGCGATGGCAGCTCATCTCTATCATTGTCATGATGATGGGCCAGCAGCTCTCTGGGGTTAATGCG GTCTTCTACTACGCAGACAGAATCTTCCAGTCGGCAGGTGTGGACAACAGCAATGTTCAATATGTCACTGTGTCGATAGGTGCCATCAACGTCGTCATGACTTTGCTTGCT GTTTTCATCGTGGAATCCCTGGGGAGGAGAATCCTTCTTCTTGCCGGCTTTGGATTGTGTTGTGTCTCCTGTGCAGTGTTAACTTTGGCCCTCAATCTCCAG ACCACTGTCTCATGGATGTCTTACCTCAGCATAGTGTGTGTCATAGTTTACATCATCGGACATGCTATTGGAGCCA GTCCAATTCCCTTTGTGATGATCACCGAGATGTTCCTGCAGTCATCCCGGCCTGCAGCGTTCATGGTGGGTGGGTCTGTGCACTGGCTATGCAACTTCACCGTGGGGCTTGTCTTCCTCTACATGGAG GCTGGACTGGGGCCCTACAGCTTCCTCATCTTCTGTGCCATCTGCCTCGCCACTATAGTCTACATCTTCTTTATTGTTCCTGAGACGAAGAACAAAACCTTCATGGAAATCAACAGGATCATGGCCAAGAGGAACAAGGTGGAGATTCAGGAAGACAAGGAAGAGCTGACGGATTTCCACGCTGTCCCAGGCGGGCAGGCAGAGAAGAAAGTAACCTCCAGCAGTGAGCTATGA
- the CA6 gene encoding carbonic anhydrase 6, which produces MTNNGHSVQIDLPPTMHISRGLPGLYTAVQMHLHWGGLDLETSGSEHTIDGMRYFAELHIVHYNSADYSSFEEAKDKPNGLAVLAFLYTDGHFENTYYSEFISKLAKITFAGQSTKLNSLDVQAMLPENLSHFYRYQGSLTTPPCSESVIWTIFQSPIVLSHTQISLLENTLLDWQNKTLRNDYRHAQPLNGRVVESSFRAKLTQEPCRSEVVNLRLEQIQMQLRDMKRELLNGVSHIAGFLVISGIKSSTFPAFYFPVENIESFVNVHPLHDMSLQAFTLCFWTKAQHSGSQTVLSYSTQERDNELVMTVGTDVGLWIGGHFISFPLYQKAQDWLHYCMAWASQSGMANLWLNGAAGKAKSIQKGYVSQAGGTLVLGKDRDTLLGTFSNGFAGWMTHVNLWSQVLSPADVRALALCKPGQLKGDIIAWGETSMTLLGGVVLESDTSCQ; this is translated from the exons ATGACCAACAACGGTCACTCTG TTCAGATTGATTTGCCACCCACCATGCACATCTCCAGAGGGCTCCCAGGCCTCTACACAGCTGTACAGATGCATCTGCACTGGGGTGGCCTGGACCTGGAGACCAGCGGCTCTGAACACACCATAGACGGGATGAGATACTTCGCAGAG CTGCACATTGTCCATTACAACTCAGCTGACTACTCAAGCTTTGAAGAAGCCAAAGACAAACCAAATGGATTGGCTGTGCTTGCCTTCTTGTACACA GATGGGCACTTCGAGAATACCTACTACAGTGAATTCATTTCCAAACTGGCAAAAATCACATTTGCAG gTCAATCAACAAAGCTCAATTCTCTGGATGTTCAAGCCATGCTGCCGGAAAACCTCTCACACTTCTACAGGTACCAGGGCTCACTAACAACCCCACCTTGCTCTGAGAGTGTGATCTGGACCATCTTTCAGTCTCCAATTGTCCTGTCACACACACAG ATCAGCCTCCTGGAAAACACATTGCTGGACTGGCAAAACAAGACGCTGCGCAACGACTACCGGCATGCTCAGCCCCTCAACGGGCGGGTGGTGGAGTCCTCCTTCAGAGCCAAACTCACCCAAG AACCATGCCGTTCAGAAGTCGTCAACCTCAGACTGGAACAAATCCAGATGCAGCTCCGAGATATGAAGAGAGAGTTGCTGAATGGAGTGAGCCACATAG CTGGCTTCTTGGTTATTTCAGGTATTAAATCCAGCACTTTCCCAGCTTTCTACTTCCCCGTGGAAAACATTGAGAGTTTTGTGAATGTTCATCCCCTCCATGATATGTCTCTCCAAGCCTTCACCTTATGTTTCTGGACAAAAGCCCAGCATTCTGGCAGTCAGACTGTTCTTTCCTACTCCACACAGGAGAGGGATAATGAGCTAGTGATGACTGTGGGCACCGATGTGGGATTGTGGATAGGAGGCCATTTCATCAGCTTCCCCCTGTACCAGAAGGCACAAGATTGGCTGCACTACTGCATGGCATGGGCCTCCCAGTCTGGAATGGCAAATTTATGGCTCAATGGAGCAGCTGGTAAAGCAAAGAGTATCCAGAAGGGGTATGTGAGCCAGGCTGGAGGGACACTTGTCCTTGGGAAAGACAGAGACACTCTTCTTGGGACGTTCTCCAATGGTTTTGCAGGGTGGATGACTCATGTGAACCTGTGGAGCCAAGTTCTCAGTCCTGCAGATGTTCGGGCACTTGCACTGTGCAAACCAGGGCAACTGAAGGGAGATATCATAGCATGGGGAGAAACCTCCATGACCCTCTTGGGGGGGGTGGTTCTGGAGTCTGACACCAGCTGTCAGTGa